The Candidatus Manganitrophus noduliformans genome includes a window with the following:
- a CDS encoding eCIS core domain-containing protein has protein sequence MPSSVPEAVSSPGRPLDAATRGWMASRFGEDFAHVRVHTDDRAAASARTLGARAYTVGSDLVFEAGEYAPATAEGKRLLAHELAHVVQQRASGDHRVQRQPKPSQKVPPGPGELTVQEYEARAKKHPRREVRAGGDYEAAVIFARYKPQWFWDRGYLYAGYGGNFPYYWWEVWINNEGNGKEFRVWHTTDWSGTQKGTPPKLPPAPKKAPPEPRTVVVEGTENWPTEIPLDADLEDLFGFDIAEREGDTPFGKGLMVRYQNGAVAIFPEGTTERYIVRPLPPPNLGYLMYDKDGKLISDVVMSYPEDTFPDPKKDAIK, from the coding sequence GTGCCCTCTTCCGTCCCAGAAGCCGTCTCCTCCCCCGGTCGGCCGCTCGATGCGGCGACGCGCGGGTGGATGGCATCCCGCTTCGGGGAAGACTTCGCCCATGTGCGGGTCCATACGGATGACCGGGCGGCCGCATCGGCGCGCACATTGGGAGCACGGGCCTACACCGTCGGCTCGGATCTGGTTTTTGAAGCGGGCGAATATGCTCCCGCTACGGCCGAGGGAAAGCGCTTGCTTGCGCATGAGCTGGCGCACGTGGTGCAGCAGCGCGCCTCCGGCGACCATCGGGTTCAACGGCAGCCGAAGCCCTCCCAGAAAGTCCCGCCCGGTCCGGGGGAGCTGACGGTGCAGGAGTACGAAGCGCGGGCGAAGAAACATCCGAGACGGGAGGTCCGGGCGGGGGGCGACTATGAAGCGGCCGTGATTTTTGCGCGATACAAGCCGCAATGGTTTTGGGACCGGGGCTATCTCTATGCGGGGTATGGCGGGAACTTTCCCTACTATTGGTGGGAGGTCTGGATCAACAACGAAGGGAACGGCAAGGAGTTCCGGGTCTGGCACACCACCGATTGGTCCGGAACGCAGAAGGGGACACCCCCCAAACTACCCCCCGCGCCAAAGAAAGCGCCTCCCGAGCCCCGCACCGTCGTCGTCGAAGGGACCGAGAATTGGCCGACGGAGATTCCCCTGGACGCCGACCTGGAAGATCTCTTCGGCTTCGACATCGCGGAGCGCGAGGGGGACACCCCCTTCGGCAAGGGGCTGATGGTTCGCTATCAGAACGGGGCGGTCGCCATCTTCCCGGAGGGAACAACCGAGCGGTACATCGTCCGCCCCCTTCCCCCGCCAAACCTCGGATATCTGATGTACGATAAAGACGGCAAGCTGATCAGCGATGTCGTGATGTCCTATCCGGAA